A window of bacterium genomic DNA:
TTATCCTGACGGCAGAGCATTTAATTTATGTGATGGCATTATCAGAGCCAGGTATCGCAAAAATCTATTTAAACCTGAACTCATTACTCCCAATAGAATTTACAAGTATGAAATTGACCTGTGGGCCACGAGTAATGTGTTTCTGCCAGGGCATAAAATTAGAGTTGAAATCTCCAGCTCAAATTTTCCCCGATTTGACAGAAATCCGAATACTGGAAATAAATTCGGTATGGATGATAAGATGAAGACTGCCAGACAGACTGTCTATCATGGTGCAGAATATCCGTCTCACATTATTTTGCCTGTCATTCCAAATGATAAGTAGTGCAACAGGTGCTTTTTGAAAGATAATTGAAATATGATATTTTTGCAGATATAAATGGGGGTTTGATTGAAACAATAAAATGCCTATTAATAAAGGAATATGCATACAATTAGAGGTGAACACAAATTTTTCTAGAAAAATTAAGAAAACAGGCGCTCCTTTTTAGCTGGTTGCGTTTCTCGGCGAGGGACATTGAATAGATAAGCCATTCTAAAATCAACTTGCCCAACTGATTGTTTGGTTTGTAAGTTACTTTTTTGATCATTTTAAGTAAAAGTGAATTTTTATAACATATTTTATGGAACTGCAAAATTAAAAAGAGAGGTAAAAAAATGAAAACATTAAAATTATTAGTTTTATTAATCAGTGTTTTGGTTTTAACCATATTAATCCAGTGCAGTGGAAGAAAAGGGGGAATATCTGCAAAAAAAATACATTACGAGCCAAATTGGACATCACTTTCCCAATGGGAAATACCAGAGTGGTTTGATGATGCTGTACTTGGGATATACATGCACTGGGGAGTTTACTCGGTGCCGGGTTTTGTTTTTACTGATCCAAGCGAACGAATAGATAGCGGCTTATGGTACGGAGCCCAGATGTATAACACGAACAATGTGTATGGTGTGTACAAGTATCATTTAAAAACCTATGGTGATCCGAGCAAGTTTGGGTATAAGGATTTTGTTCCGATGTTCAAGGCTGAAAAATGGGACCCGGACCGCTGGGCTTCGCTGTTCAAAAGTATTGGAACAGACTTCGTCGGGCTCGCTGCCGAGCACGGTGACGGCTTCTGTTTGTGGGATACTAAGTATGATAAATATAATGCAGCGAATATGGGGCCTAAAAGAGATTTAATGGGGGAGCTTTTTCAATCCGCAAGAAGACATGGTATGAAGACCGTAGCAACATTTCATAAGGGCACAGGATCAATATATGACGAATATGGCAGGAAGTACTGCCCGGCGGGAGTGGATGTCAACAATGATGATTATAAAGATCTTTACGGTCCTACTACTGCCGAAGAACTTTACAATAAACTGATAGAAGTTGTTGATAAATACCAGCCTGATCAGATGTGGTTTGAGGCAGGAGCCCCGGATAATTACGGGAAAGACAATTACAAAAAATTTATGGCATATTATTTTAACATGGCAGTGAAAAGAAACAGGGAAGCTATAGTAACTCAGAAGTCCGGAAGTCTTCCTCTCTCCTGTTCTGTTTTAGATGTTGAAGGTGGAATTTTCCCGGGCGGCAAATGGGAATGGGCAGGTATGACAGAACCGCAGAAACAACGCTGGCAGAAAGATGTTCCCATTGGAAATTTCTGGGCATATGCCAAAGGTGTCGGATGCCGGCCTGTAAACATGCTTGTAGATGGTATTGTGGACAGAATAAGCAAAAACGGCGTAACGCTTCTTGATGTTGCTCCTAAAG
This region includes:
- a CDS encoding alpha-L-fucosidase codes for the protein MKTLKLLVLLISVLVLTILIQCSGRKGGISAKKIHYEPNWTSLSQWEIPEWFDDAVLGIYMHWGVYSVPGFVFTDPSERIDSGLWYGAQMYNTNNVYGVYKYHLKTYGDPSKFGYKDFVPMFKAEKWDPDRWASLFKSIGTDFVGLAAEHGDGFCLWDTKYDKYNAANMGPKRDLMGELFQSARRHGMKTVATFHKGTGSIYDEYGRKYCPAGVDVNNDDYKDLYGPTTAEELYNKLIEVVDKYQPDQMWFEAGAPDNYGKDNYKKFMAYYFNMAVKRNREAIVTQKSGSLPLSCSVLDVEGGIFPGGKWEWAGMTEPQKQRWQKDVPIGNFWAYAKGVGCRPVNMLVDGIVDRISKNGVTLLDVAPKADGTLPEAQIAGLKKLGEWMKINREALYAAKPASFVKGGTDNWQAGTIRFTQKSVFLYAIELGNIWPTKLGFADYRKSKRPKVPYKIPGVKPIQGSAIRMLGSSKSLPWHQEGSDLIIEELPDQLPCDYAWSFKIKVLDAVK